Part of the Triticum urartu cultivar G1812 chromosome 2, Tu2.1, whole genome shotgun sequence genome, CGGTCTAAACGTATGTGGGAGGTTTGCGGATGACCTTATGCTTCTAGTCTAGAAccaattatttatttatttatttattttgcggAAAAGTCTAGAACCAAATCTAGAAACGTTGACCAGTGAAAAGGTGAAAAAGTAAGGTAGGAGTAGTAAGAAATAGGCGTAGCATGCATGCCGGGAAACTGGCAAAGAAAAGCATGCATGCTGGAAGGAAGGCACGGAGCATCGAAGCAGGTATGGTGTCTCGACCAGGCGTACCGTACCGTTTTGACGACTTTGGCAGCGGCCATCACGTCAGAGTGGGTTTGTTCATTCTTTCTTCCCACTGCCAGACGGAGACGTCGATCTCATCTGGGTCTCCTCCCCAAGAAACGGTTTAGCCGTCGATCAAAGCAAAGCAAAGATGGACGGTTTCCCGCAAAGATCGACCAACGGTCGTCAAACCATGCATTAATTCCGTACCGGAGTCTGCGTCAATCGCGTCCATGGTTTCCCGCCAAACTACCGACTGAAGCCTTTCACTCCCTCCGAATGCCCGTCGAGTGCAGAATACTTTTAGTACTTGAAAAAGACGGACGCCGGTGGCCAGTGGGTGGGAGATCGATTGTGATCTAAAGCAAATATGCACTGATGGATTTCACCGTAAACTAGAGACTTTGCGGTGTTCTGCGGCATGCCGGCGGCTGGTTCTCCGGTAACAAAACAACACGTATATGGCACCGGCGCCGCCATCTTGAGGACTATCAAACACAATAAGCTGCGAGACGATGGAGGTCGCTCGCGTGTGACATGTCGATGCAGTTACTGTCGCAGGGATGGGTGGTAGCGCAGTTACTGTCCAATAACCTAGATTTCTTTTGAGGGTACCATCCAACCCATATAACACCTTCCTGGTAACTTTATCCTCACCACGAAAGCAGCCCACGCACGCAacctccctctctctcgtttCCTCTTGCATCTAACACCGCCGACACGAGCATCGCGAGCGGGAGAAGAACTGGCTCCGCTCTCCCATGTAGACACCAATGTTATCACATCGAGGGAGGGATGGGTGGAGGAGAAGGTGGCGGCGGCCGTTTCGATGTGTGATTTGAGCCGAAGTGGCCGCCGAAAGGATGGGACGAAAAGCCGTCGTTGGctggcaaaaggtcagataaggATGGGGGGGAGCGGCTGCGAGCACGCCACCGCCGTTGGTCGATGGTGTCGTGCCTCGGCAGTCGGGATCAGTCAAGGTAGATGGGAAACAACAACCCCTCTCCCCCGAGCTCCATATCCCTGAGCGTCATGAAAACGAAAATGCTCCTCACCCGCATCGGTCAACCCTTGACCTCGCCTTCGTTGATGACGGCGCCAACTTCCCCAGCTAGGTAGATTTCATATACTAGATTTTCTTCTATAAGTTGTTTTGATTTCTTTCCTAGTATTTTTCAAAGTCAGCTTTGTCGCCAAGACAACGCAGCTGCTCAAATATAAAAGGAATATTTTTCCCTTTTCTTGTTCGAAAAGTGATTAAAAGTCCAAAACCACGACCATGACTGACGAAGCGGTAACCGGCGAGCGGTTTTGCTTCCCTTTATAAACTGTTGGGCTCCCTCTCCATTCTCGCATCCCCAACCAAGAACACGATCGAGTTCACCATCGTCCAATCCCAGTTCCACATCCCCCGTTTTGATTCCGACCTGCATTAATCCCCTCCCATTCCCACCGATGATGCACAAGACCTCATCGCTGTCGGAGCTGGGCTTCGACGCCGGAGACGCGTCGTCGGGCTTCTTCCGTGCGGTGGCTGACGGCTGCCCGCTCACGcccacctcctcctccgccccGCACCGCCGCCTCACCAAGGTCTCCGTCATCGGCGCGGGCAACGTGGGCATGGCCATCGCGCAGACCATCCTCACCCAGAACCTGGCGGACGAGATTGCGCTCGTCGACGCCCTCCCCGACAAGCTCCGCGGCGAGGCGCTCGACCTGCAGCACGCCGCCGCATTCCTCCCGCGCGTCCGCATCGTCTCCGGCACCGACGCCGCCGTCACCAAGAACTCGGACCTCGTCGTCGTGACGGCCGGCGCCAGGCAGATCCCCGGGGAGACCAGGCTCAACCTGCTGCAGAGGAACGTGGCGCTGTACAGGAATATCGTGCCGCCCGTGGCCGAGCACTCCCCGGACGCGCTGCTGCTCGTCGTGTCCAACCCCGTGGACGTCCTCACCTACGTCGCCTGGAAGCTCTCGGGGTTCCCGGCCAGCCGCGTCATCGGCTCCGGCACCAACCTTGACTCGTCCAGGTTCAGGTTCCTCGTCGCCGAGCACCTCGACGTCAGCGCGCAGGACGTGCAGGTATGTAACCAACTGCATGCTGCACTACACTGGATGAAGAGCATTCATTCTCTGTTTCAGAAAACCAGCATTTGATTTGATGGAATGGGTCCCTTTGCAGGCGTACATGGTGGGTGAGCACGGCGACAGCTCGGTGGCGATCTGGTCGAGCATCAGCGTGGGTGGCATGCCGGCGCTCAAGTCCCTGCGGGACAGCCACCGGAGCTTCGACGAGGCGGCGCTGGAGGGCATCCGGCGGGCCGTGGTGGGGGGCGCCTACGAGGTGATCGGCCTCAAGGGCTACACCTCCTGGGCCATCGGCTACTCCGTGGCCAGCCTCGCGGCGTCCCTGCTCCGCGACCAGCGCCGGGTGCACCCGGTCTCCGTGCTCGCCGCAGGCTTCCACGGCATCTCCGACGGCCACGAGGTGTTCCTCAGCCTGCCCGCCCGGCTCGGCCGCGCCGGCGTCCTCGGCGTCGCCGAGATGGACCTCACCGAGGCCGAGGCCGCGCAGCTCCGCCGCTCCGCCAAGACGCTCTGGGAGAACTGCCAACTCCTTGGCCTGTGAGGAACCTATTGATCTACTTATTGTGATCCTAAATTCCTAAGGCATCTACAAGATTtctactgctatatgttgctctATTGATGCTGCCACACGGATGCTTGTGTAATATTGGACTGATCTTTTAGAGCTGGAGTAGTACTAGTTTGGTGAAATAAAATGAGATTTTGTGCCAACATTTGCTAGTACATTTATTTGAATAATCTTGGATGGTGTAGAAGATATAAACTTTCATGCGCAGCAGCTCTGCCAAGCTTATCTTGTGGCACTAGCTCCCAAACAAATTCAAACGCATGATTTCACAAACGTGGTTAGAGCATCTTTAGCCGCGTTCCCAACAGGTTCCCCAGGCCACTTTTTCGGCGCCAGCGCCGAAAAAACGCCCCAGTAGCGTCCCCAAGACGCCGAAAATCGCCGGTTCGGTCCGTTTTTGGGCCCGGCGATCGCAGACCGAACCCGGCGCACTAGGGGGCGATCGGGGGCTCCGACGCAAGGGAAAAGCACGGCTGGCCTACACCGTCAGGTGAAAAGTCAAGTTTTTCTTCCTCAACTCGCCTCCCACCCCCGCGCCTTCGGCCGCCACTAGCTGTATcccggcgccgcccgccgcccttcACCGCTAGATAGCCAATCCCCGCCGGAAAAAGAGCAGAGGTTCGCCGAGGCAGCCCCTCCACCAGCAGCTGGGCGTTTTTGCCGCCGTTTCCGGCCGCGGAGGGGCAGTTTAGCggcgggtacacgcccaccgggcgcaaggtgttcggcgattTTCCTGCCTCGGCGATGGACGCGGATAACAAGGAAGTGCTCGCCGCGTTGCTAGAGGAGGAAGCCgaggccgacgtccaggaagatGAGCATCTCATGATTCTCGCCGCCCTggcccagctgctggcgagcaatgaaaagccgtGGCGAGGTAGCACGGCGCCGGGGCGGATGAAGGCAAAGAACCGGCGTCGtctcgaaggctactgcatgctctactccgactacttcaccgatgctccacttcatggCGACAAAACATTTCGGtgccgttatcggatgagccgaaagctcttcctcgggattgtgaattccatccgggagttcgacagctacttcaagtgcaagatggattgcaccggcaaacttggattcacctcgatccagaagtgcacgacagcgatgaggatgcttgcatacggagctcctggtgattcactcgacgactatgggcggatggccgagtccaccaccattgagtgtttctacaagttttgtcgggcagtggtggcagcgtttggaccgcaatacttgagaacacccaatgcggaagacactgctcggatcctagcacagaatgcagcaagagggtttcctgggatgcttggaagtaTCGACtacatgcattggaaatggaagaactgcccatttgcttggcaggggatgtacaaaggcgccaaaagcggttgcagtgtggtacttgaggcggtggccacacagggcatctggatttggcactccttctttggtatgccaggaacttcGAGGTCAATGAACGgcactacaacaaggggtactacctacctgatggcatctatccgagatggtctaCATTTGTGAAGACTATCTCAAACGTTGTGCCAAGAGGCAAGAAGTCTCACTTTGCCAAGGTGCGGGAGGCTTGccggaaggatgtcgagcgggcatttggtgtgctccaatctcgatttgctgttgtcCGGTACCTTGCTCAGACatggtcgaaagatcaaatgtgagagatcatgacttgttgtgtcatcttgcacaacatgatcatcgagagcgagcaagaagagccagtgtttgacactgaaccatactacaggcaaggtcctctagccgaagttgatcaccagctaccggcaacctggactgcatatctcagtatgcgtcaggagatccgagacccacaagtgcatcatcaactgcagcaGGATTTGGTGGAGCACCTACGGAGGCTCAAGAGCGACGCCGGACACGGcgtgtgatgaaatatgagtttttatttgttaaactatataatttgtattgaactatttgttgttgcactattttgttgaactatttaattttctgtgatgaactatgtgATAAGAAAATATATGTTGGTAATTGAACGCCGAGCCACAACGAAGCACGTCGAATATGGGCCTATTCTAGCCTATACAAGCCCTTTATTCGCTAAAAATGGGCCAAAAACTGGGTCAACATCGACACCTGGGGCGATGGCTGGATGCCCAACCGCCCTAGCGCTGATTGTATCGCCGGCTCGCCCTCATGAGACGATTCCAACGGCTGAAGATGTTCTTAGATCGAGAGCCATAGGCGTGTTGTTGCCAGAGAGCCATTCGCCGGCAGCAGCACAGTGCAAATCTTTAGTTTACTAGGAAATCGATAGTGCTTTGCCTTCGATCATATCGAACTCCCACTCAGTGCACTCACTTGCCACTCACGTCCCGCACCTGATGGGAATGGCTTGAGTAGTTTGGCGGGAAACCGGGACGCAGCCTCCGGTATGTGGGATCCGTGCATGGTATCGTATGCGTGCATCGCTTAACCCATCGATCGACATGGACGTACGCCTTTGCTTTGATCGACGGCTACACCGTTTCTTGGGGGAGAGACCCAGTTGATCGACGTCTCCATCTGGCAGGGAGTGGGGAGAAAGAAAGAACCCGCCAAAACGGTACGGCAGTGTACGCTCCATCAACACATCATCGCCGTACCTGCTTCGTGGGTTGCTTCTCCTGCCTTCCGGCGCGCCGGCCATCGTTTCCACCGTACCTTTTCATCGGTCGACGCTTCTAGATTTGGTTCTGGATGGATGCTGATGATATCACGAGAGATGAAAAATATATATACATGATTGAACTCGGCTTCCGATGATTATAAAAGATTATTCTCGTTTCCGTGCCCATTCGCCCGTGCGAGCCCAAGGCGCACAGCTAGGGTTTTGCCGGCACCGCCAGCGGTCCGCCTTGTCTTCTATGGTCCTAGGACTATGGAGGTGTGATGGATTTCGGTCCTTATCGACGGAAGAGCTCCGTTTTTAAGTATTTTttttagttttgttagggtttgtgacATGATTAGATAGACGAGGCAGTGGTGGATTTCTGAAAATGTAGTGAGTTTTTTCCCGTCCAGTTCCCATTCTGGTGGTGCTTCTAGTGTCGTTGGAGGGCATGTGAAAGCGTGTCTTTGGCGGATCTTGTGGGATCCGGTCGGTGGTTGTCTGCATGTTGGATCCTTTCGATCTACACTTCTATTCATCGGCGGCGGCTGATGTTCTGTGCGCTGATCATATAGGGCCTTAGGGCGTCTCCAACGGCAACCAGCAAATTTCCTCCCGCGTCCATCCGCAGACAGGAGGACCAGTCTACGAATACGGATGCAGGAGACCGACGTCCAACGCTAACCGCATATATTTGAACACGCATTTTAACAAATCGGAAGAAATTCATGCAAATTGGCCGATATTCATCAAAGGCTTTTAAGGGTGTCTTGTGTAGTGCAACTAAAATGTCACATCAGTGTTGCTCTATTTTAGTTGCACTACACAAGAAGAGTGAAAGCAGGCAATGTGGATGACTCCTACAACATATGTAAGTTTGCAATGTGTAGTTCATACTAAACTGCTCGCTGGTTATCACTTCGCTCATGGTCATGGTTTGGGACTTTTTATTACTTTTTGaacaagaaaaaggaaaaaaaatcctTTTTGTACTTGAGCAACTATGTTGTCTTGGAGAGAAAGCTGACTTTGAAAAGCAGGAAAGGAATCAGAACAATTTATATGAGAAAATATATATGGCATTTACCTTGCCCTAGGGGAAGGCAATGTGGTTAGTCGCGTCGTCGTCGACGGAGACAAGGACATGGGTTGACCGATGCGGGTGGGGGGCCTTTTCATTTTCATTGTCGCTCGGATTAGATAGCCGCTGAGCTCAAGATGGCGTCGCCGGTGAGGGCTTGGACAGGAACTCGTCGGAGGCGAGGCAACTGGCAGGGCGGTTGGGCTGCATCGTGTCATGAGGGGAAGAGGAGCAATGTTCACTAGGAGAGGATTTCAAATCCAATGGCCGAAACAAAATTGACTGAAACGAAGAAAGATCAAGCAACTGGAGGATAGATTGGCCCTTAAACCACTGTCATTTTTGGGATACAACCTTTGACATTTATCTCACATCAAACAAAAATGAGGTGGAAGAATTGTACATCGTGCAAGTAGCTTCCAAACAAATTCAAACATACTGGTTTTTCAAAGTAACCAACCTAGAAATGTGTGGACGCATTTGGTGGTTAAAATTTGTAGGCATAGACGTGTTGTTTGTTACTACCGGAGAACCACTCGCCGGCAGCAGCAGACTGCAAAACTCATTTGCTTTAGGTCATATCGATCTCCCACTCTACATTGGCCACTGGCGTCCATCTTTTTAAGTAAGGGAGAAAGGCTTCAGTTCAGTAGTTTGGCGGGAAACCGTGGACGCGATTGACGCAGCCTCTGGTATGGAATTAACTAGCTCACTTATGGATCAGTGGTTTATTTGGGACATGGTGCTTGGCTCAACGCATACTCCGACGGGAGCATAGTCACCGCTCCATTAGGACGTCGACTACACAGGATATAAAAGTGTCAAGCACCGGGTGGTGACCAACGCTGTGCACTTTGCAGAAGCAAGCTCCAGCACATGAAGAAGGAAGGACGCTGGATTTCCCCTCGTAAGTGTGCCACGTAAGCAATCCTGGAGCCCAAACGAGCTTCTAGCGAAAAACTGCCATGATCGGCCGGGATTAGAAAGGATAGGGTGTCAATTTGAGGGATTTCGAGGTAAGGGTTTGATTCAGACTTTGAATACGAATTCAAGGTTTATTTCAGACTTTTCTCTGTAAGAAAATAGGAGTACTACCTGAGACAGACCAAATTCCATTATGAACAACATGATCAACCTATCAGCCTTGCATATTGAATAAACATTACAAACGAAAATGGAATACTTAGCTTCGAAGAAAATGTCAGGGTGCATCCATGTTAGAAAAATACATTCACTCAAAGGACGTGAGCAAGACCAAATCTCTTATCTTAATAGTGTTATTCTTGCTTATTAACAATGTTTAGAAGTAAAACTTTGCGAATGCATGAACAATGAAAATTTACAACACCATACATAGACACTCCATGGTTCAACATTAGCAGTATGTTCATGGCATCTTAATAGGCACCGGCTAATGGAATCAAATTTTTACCATAACCATCCAAAATCGCATGTCCTATTGGTATTACTGATATAATAATAAACAAGAAGAGAACGAACGAAAGACATGATGTGAATCCAAGGGCAAGGCAAACCCTTGCTGTGAATGGAGACTCCTTATCTTATTCTTGCATCTCATGGAACATAATTGGTGTAATATTCACTTTGAGGCGTTATTGAGTATGCAATATTGACTCTTTATATGTTCACCATACCTAAGAAGTTGCCATCAATGTCGCAGCACATCACATGTTGTGAATTAAACCCGATCAATAGCCCACGCTCATTGAGCACAACCATATCATTGAACCATTGCACTTTTGAATGAAGTggtattttctttttctttttgtaaGAAGTTAAATAAAGTTGTCATGATTTCTTCACCGTTGACACATCAATATGGTACTTGAAAGCCCATATTTCAGCATCATAATCTGGCATCACCCAAACATTCATAACAGTGAAACAAGGAGCCGAGCTGCCCCAAAAAGCAAGCATCTCCTTCATTTTGAATAACCTCCTATTAGAGTACGGTTGGGCAGGACCGTGCATCCACCGAAATGACTCGACTTATGTGTCAAACACAATAATGTCTCTGCAGTCTCCCGTAATTTGCTTGG contains:
- the LOC125540852 gene encoding L-lactate dehydrogenase B, whose amino-acid sequence is MMHKTSSLSELGFDAGDASSGFFRAVADGCPLTPTSSSAPHRRLTKVSVIGAGNVGMAIAQTILTQNLADEIALVDALPDKLRGEALDLQHAAAFLPRVRIVSGTDAAVTKNSDLVVVTAGARQIPGETRLNLLQRNVALYRNIVPPVAEHSPDALLLVVSNPVDVLTYVAWKLSGFPASRVIGSGTNLDSSRFRFLVAEHLDVSAQDVQAYMVGEHGDSSVAIWSSISVGGMPALKSLRDSHRSFDEAALEGIRRAVVGGAYEVIGLKGYTSWAIGYSVASLAASLLRDQRRVHPVSVLAAGFHGISDGHEVFLSLPARLGRAGVLGVAEMDLTEAEAAQLRRSAKTLWENCQLLGL